Proteins from a genomic interval of Sphingomonas sp. Y38-1Y:
- a CDS encoding cation diffusion facilitator family transporter: MTETERRRRLLNSVAARAALASVATAIFLLCLKGYAALTTNSVALLGSLADSGLDLLASLVTLYGVRLAATPADHDHRFGHGKAEALAALFQVALVTASALAIGWRGIAALGSDAQVADAELGIAVSGVAIIATMALVAYQKRIIAETGSIAVQADSLHYQGDILLNLSVIAALVLSRYLGLSGADALFGIAIAGWLGFGAFKASAQAIDQLMDKEWPEEERQRYIAVAVASPEVRGIHDFRTRRSGTRDFAQFHMNVDRNLSIVEAHDVVEEVEHALHTAFPKVEVLIHLDPEGHTDTDDPLVEEDVTPHWFRKRA, translated from the coding sequence GTGACCGAGACCGAACGCCGCCGGCGTCTGCTCAACAGCGTCGCCGCGCGCGCCGCGCTGGCGAGCGTCGCGACGGCGATCTTCCTCCTTTGTCTCAAGGGCTATGCCGCGCTGACGACCAATTCGGTCGCGCTGTTGGGCAGCCTTGCGGACTCGGGACTCGACCTGCTCGCCTCGCTGGTCACGCTGTATGGCGTGCGGCTGGCGGCGACGCCCGCGGATCACGATCACCGCTTCGGGCATGGCAAGGCGGAGGCGCTGGCGGCGCTGTTCCAGGTCGCGCTCGTCACCGCATCGGCGCTGGCGATCGGCTGGCGCGGCATCGCGGCGCTGGGCAGCGATGCGCAGGTCGCCGATGCCGAGCTCGGCATCGCGGTTTCGGGCGTCGCCATCATCGCGACGATGGCGCTCGTCGCCTATCAAAAGCGCATCATCGCCGAGACGGGATCGATCGCGGTACAGGCCGACAGCCTCCACTATCAGGGCGACATCCTCCTCAACCTGTCGGTGATCGCGGCGCTGGTGCTGTCCCGCTATCTGGGGCTGTCGGGCGCCGACGCGCTGTTCGGCATCGCCATCGCCGGCTGGCTGGGGTTCGGCGCGTTCAAAGCATCGGCTCAGGCGATCGACCAGCTGATGGACAAGGAGTGGCCCGAGGAGGAACGCCAGCGCTATATCGCGGTCGCCGTCGCCAGTCCGGAGGTGCGCGGCATCCACGATTTCCGCACCCGCCGATCGGGCACCCGCGACTTCGCCCAGTTCCACATGAACGTCGACCGCAACCTGTCGATCGTCGAGGCGCATGACGTGGTCGAGGAGGTCGAGCACGCGCTGCACACGGCGTTCCCCAAGGTAGAGGTGCTGATCCACCTCGACCCCGAAGGGCATACCGACACCGACGACCCCCTGGTCGAGGAGGACGTTACCCCCCACTGGTTCCGGAAGCGCGCATGA
- the pdxH gene encoding pyridoxamine 5'-phosphate oxidase, which translates to MADDPIALFDAWFAEARASEPNDPNAMALATADADGRPSVRMVLLKGHGPDGFVFYTNRESRKAGELAENAHAALLFHWKSLRRQVRIEGSVTRASDAESDAYFASRSRDSQLGAWASEQSRPLDARETFEAQFEAMKARFEGADVPRPPHWGGYRVTPRAIELWQDRAHRLHERRVFTATGDGGWTEGLLFP; encoded by the coding sequence ATGGCCGACGACCCCATCGCCCTGTTCGACGCCTGGTTTGCGGAGGCGCGGGCCAGCGAACCCAACGATCCCAACGCCATGGCGCTGGCGACCGCCGATGCCGACGGCCGCCCGTCGGTGCGGATGGTGCTGCTGAAGGGGCATGGCCCCGACGGCTTCGTCTTCTACACCAACCGAGAGAGCCGGAAGGCGGGCGAGCTGGCCGAGAACGCGCACGCAGCGCTCCTCTTTCACTGGAAGTCACTGCGTCGACAGGTTCGGATCGAAGGGTCCGTCACCCGCGCCAGCGATGCCGAGAGCGACGCATACTTCGCCAGCCGCAGCCGCGATTCCCAGCTCGGCGCCTGGGCCAGCGAACAGTCGCGACCACTGGATGCGCGCGAGACGTTCGAGGCGCAGTTCGAGGCGATGAAGGCGCGTTTCGAAGGCGCAGACGTGCCGCGCCCGCCGCATTGGGGCGGCTACCGCGTGACGCCCCGGGCCATCGAACTGTGGCAGGACCGCGCGCATCGACTGCACGAGCGGCGCGTCTTCACCGCCACCGGCGATGGCGGCTGGACCGAAGGATTGCTGTTCCCGTGA
- a CDS encoding Ku protein has product MAARAYWQGQIRLALVSIPVEIYSATRSGATISFRQIHEPTGKPIQYEKVVAGVGPVDTDEIMKGYEIEKGNYVLLEQDEIEAVKLESKKTLELTQFVDADEIDVLYYEKPYFVVPADDLAEEAFIVLREALRRTKKVGLGQLAMRGREYVVSLKPCGRGLVLETLRYADEVHKAQGYFRDIPDDEPDADLLDLAETLIEKKAGKFDPQVFHDRYVDALKGLIERKKKAKGGKIIEERDEGGAGRRGSNVVDLMAALKKSLEKPGESGASKPAAKKAPPKSTAAKKAPARKPAARKRA; this is encoded by the coding sequence ATGGCCGCGCGAGCCTATTGGCAGGGACAGATCCGCCTCGCTCTCGTCTCGATCCCGGTCGAGATCTACTCCGCGACTCGTAGCGGCGCGACGATCAGCTTCCGCCAGATCCACGAGCCGACGGGCAAGCCGATCCAGTATGAGAAGGTGGTGGCGGGCGTCGGTCCTGTCGACACCGACGAGATCATGAAGGGATACGAGATCGAGAAGGGCAATTACGTCCTCCTTGAGCAGGACGAGATCGAGGCGGTGAAGCTCGAGTCCAAGAAGACGCTGGAGCTCACCCAGTTCGTCGATGCCGACGAGATCGACGTCCTTTATTACGAGAAGCCCTATTTCGTCGTTCCCGCCGACGACCTGGCCGAGGAGGCCTTCATCGTGCTGCGCGAGGCGCTGCGCCGGACGAAGAAGGTGGGGCTCGGCCAATTGGCGATGCGCGGTCGCGAATATGTCGTCAGCCTGAAGCCGTGCGGGCGCGGGCTGGTGCTGGAGACGCTGCGCTATGCCGACGAGGTGCACAAGGCGCAGGGCTATTTCCGCGACATTCCCGATGACGAGCCCGACGCCGACCTGCTCGACCTGGCCGAGACGCTGATCGAGAAGAAGGCGGGCAAGTTCGACCCGCAGGTCTTTCACGACCGCTATGTCGACGCTTTGAAGGGCCTGATCGAGCGCAAGAAGAAGGCCAAGGGCGGCAAGATCATCGAGGAAAGGGACGAGGGCGGCGCCGGGCGGCGCGGCTCGAACGTCGTCGACCTGATGGCGGCGCTGAAGAAGAGCCTGGAGAAGCCGGGCGAGAGTGGGGCGTCCAAACCCGCGGCGAAGAAGGCGCCGCCGAAATCGACCGCCGCGAAAAAGGCGCCTGCACGAAAGCCGGCGGCGAGGAAGCGGGCGTGA
- the ligD gene encoding DNA ligase D, producing the protein MPRAPDPLAAYNAKRDFARTAEPAGTLAPGKGNSFVVQKHDATRLHWDFRLEVDGVLKSWAVTRGPSLDPGEKRLAVRTEDHPLGYATFEGTIPAEEYGGGTVMLWDRGTWSPIKGKSAKDLDKGHLHFILDGERMKGEWLLIRLKPRGKEKRENWLLRKIDDAHAGGADMLVETALTSVETGRTMDEIAEGKKPPKRSRKAPKKTARPPASPFRGGGEVLQLATLADAVPAGNGWLHEVKYDGYRALIAAGGRTARIYTRSGLDWTDKFPAIAEAAAAIDTPALIDGEIVAMKDGRPDFSTLQDAISNASGEMILFAFDLLEAGGEDLRALPLTERKQRLATILPAGDPRIHFAEHVVGSGEKLLDAMCTEGLEGIVAKRVDAPYRAGRAKSWIKVKCTRRQEFVIVGWLPSSAKGRGLRSLLLGLNEDGKLRYAGKVGTGFNADTQAMLAEKLDKLARKTAPVEVPRAAARGAMWVSPKLVAEIAFAEFTAENVVRHASFIGLRGDKPAKEVVAEQPADAPSPEPAVKISSREREIFPGDGITKGELADYYAAMAGLMLPWLARRPISLVRCPQGRAKQCFFQKHDAGSFGGHVHHVDIHEKDGSVEPYLYVEDAAGMLACVQMGTIEFHGWGARSDDVERPDRLVFDLDPDEGLDFDDVKKAAEHIKTVLADMGLTSFPMLSGGKGVHVVVPLTPEAEWPAVKSFADRFARALAAAEPDRFTATMSKAKRTGRIFIDWLRNQRGATAVLPYVVRARPGAPVAAPVAWSEFKAIDTAARWHLGDAAELQKRAASRLLQGWGVADQVLPEV; encoded by the coding sequence GTGCCCCGCGCGCCCGACCCGCTCGCCGCCTACAACGCCAAGCGCGACTTCGCGCGGACCGCCGAGCCGGCGGGCACGCTGGCGCCGGGCAAGGGGAACAGCTTCGTCGTCCAGAAGCACGACGCCACGCGCCTCCACTGGGACTTCCGCCTGGAGGTGGACGGCGTCCTCAAGAGCTGGGCGGTGACGCGCGGCCCCAGCCTCGACCCCGGCGAGAAGCGGCTGGCGGTCCGGACCGAGGACCATCCGCTCGGCTATGCGACCTTCGAGGGGACGATCCCGGCCGAGGAATATGGCGGCGGCACGGTGATGCTGTGGGACCGCGGCACCTGGTCGCCGATCAAGGGCAAGTCGGCAAAGGATCTCGACAAGGGCCATCTCCACTTCATCCTCGATGGCGAGCGGATGAAGGGCGAGTGGCTGCTGATCCGCCTGAAGCCGCGCGGCAAGGAAAAGCGCGAAAACTGGCTCCTGCGCAAGATCGACGATGCGCATGCCGGGGGTGCCGACATGCTGGTCGAGACCGCGCTGACCAGCGTCGAGACCGGCCGAACGATGGACGAGATCGCCGAGGGCAAGAAGCCCCCGAAGCGCAGCCGCAAGGCGCCGAAGAAGACGGCCAGGCCGCCCGCCTCGCCGTTCCGCGGCGGCGGCGAGGTGCTGCAGCTCGCCACGCTCGCCGATGCCGTCCCGGCGGGCAATGGCTGGCTGCACGAGGTCAAATATGACGGCTATCGCGCGCTGATCGCGGCAGGCGGGAGGACGGCGCGCATCTACACGCGCTCGGGGCTCGACTGGACCGACAAGTTTCCCGCCATCGCCGAGGCGGCAGCGGCGATCGACACGCCCGCGCTGATCGACGGCGAGATCGTCGCGATGAAGGATGGCCGTCCCGACTTCTCGACGCTCCAGGACGCGATCTCCAACGCGTCGGGCGAGATGATCCTGTTCGCCTTCGACCTGTTGGAGGCGGGCGGCGAGGACCTGCGCGCGCTGCCGCTGACCGAACGCAAGCAGCGGCTGGCGACGATCCTGCCGGCGGGCGACCCGCGCATCCACTTCGCCGAGCATGTCGTGGGATCGGGCGAGAAGCTGCTCGACGCGATGTGCACCGAAGGGCTGGAGGGGATCGTCGCCAAGCGCGTCGATGCGCCCTATCGCGCCGGCCGTGCGAAGAGCTGGATCAAGGTCAAGTGCACCCGTCGGCAGGAATTCGTGATCGTCGGCTGGCTGCCGTCATCGGCCAAGGGTCGGGGCCTGCGCTCGCTGCTGCTTGGGCTCAACGAGGACGGCAAGCTGCGCTATGCGGGCAAGGTCGGAACGGGCTTCAACGCTGACACCCAGGCGATGCTGGCCGAGAAGCTGGACAAGCTGGCGCGCAAGACCGCGCCGGTCGAGGTGCCGCGCGCAGCGGCGCGGGGCGCGATGTGGGTCAGCCCCAAGCTGGTCGCCGAGATCGCGTTCGCCGAATTCACGGCCGAGAATGTCGTCCGGCACGCCAGCTTCATCGGCCTGCGCGGCGACAAGCCGGCAAAGGAGGTCGTGGCCGAGCAGCCCGCGGACGCGCCCTCGCCCGAACCGGCGGTAAAGATCAGCAGCCGCGAGCGCGAGATCTTCCCCGGCGACGGCATCACCAAGGGCGAGCTAGCCGACTATTATGCGGCGATGGCGGGGCTGATGCTGCCCTGGCTCGCGCGCCGGCCGATCAGCCTGGTCCGCTGTCCGCAGGGGCGCGCCAAGCAATGCTTCTTCCAGAAGCACGACGCGGGCAGCTTCGGCGGGCACGTCCACCATGTCGACATCCACGAGAAGGACGGGTCGGTCGAACCCTATCTCTATGTCGAGGATGCCGCAGGCATGCTCGCCTGCGTCCAGATGGGGACGATCGAATTCCACGGATGGGGCGCGCGCAGCGACGATGTCGAGCGGCCCGACCGCCTCGTCTTCGACCTCGACCCCGATGAGGGGCTGGACTTCGACGACGTGAAGAAGGCGGCGGAGCACATCAAGACGGTGCTTGCCGACATGGGGCTGACCAGCTTTCCGATGCTGTCGGGGGGCAAGGGCGTCCATGTCGTCGTGCCGCTGACGCCCGAGGCCGAGTGGCCCGCGGTCAAGTCGTTCGCCGACCGCTTCGCCCGCGCGCTCGCCGCCGCCGAGCCCGACCGCTTCACCGCGACGATGAGCAAGGCGAAACGGACGGGGCGGATCTTCATCGACTGGCTGCGCAACCAGCGGGGCGCGACCGCGGTGCTCCCCTATGTCGTCCGCGCGCGACCGGGGGCGCCGGTGGCCGCTCCGGTCGCGTGGAGCGAGTTCAAGGCGATCGACACGGCGGCGCGCTGGCATCTCGGCGATGCGGCGGAGCTTCAGAAGCGGGCGGCGAGCCGGCTGCTGCAAGGCTGGGGCGTTGCCGATCAGGTGTTGCCGGAGGTCTGA
- a CDS encoding OsmC family protein yields MAKSHDFTAAIEWTGSRGYGTTGYRDYDRSWRVTTPGKPPVDCSNEPALGGDPALHNPEDLLLSALSACHMLWFLHRASEAGIVITGYRDAPLGIGESEPSGAGRFTAAVLRPEIALANPSQAERADALHAAIHEVCFIARSVAFPVTIEARYVTN; encoded by the coding sequence ATGGCCAAGTCGCACGATTTCACCGCCGCGATCGAGTGGACCGGCAGCCGGGGATACGGCACCACCGGCTATCGCGATTACGACCGCAGCTGGCGGGTGACGACACCGGGCAAGCCGCCCGTCGACTGCTCCAACGAGCCTGCGCTCGGCGGCGATCCGGCGCTGCACAATCCCGAGGATCTGCTGCTCTCCGCGCTGTCGGCGTGCCACATGCTCTGGTTCCTCCACCGCGCGAGCGAGGCGGGGATCGTCATCACCGGCTATCGCGACGCGCCGCTCGGCATCGGCGAGAGTGAACCGTCGGGGGCAGGGCGCTTTACCGCGGCGGTGCTGCGGCCCGAGATCGCACTGGCCAACCCGAGCCAGGCCGAGCGCGCCGATGCGCTGCATGCGGCGATCCACGAAGTCTGCTTCATCGCGCGGTCGGTGGCGTTCCCGGTGACGATCGAGGCGCGGTACGTCACGAACTAA
- a CDS encoding HAD hydrolase-like protein — protein sequence MPPLDPPIRLVIFDFDGTLSDSGHWFLGIVDHLAQRYRFRMVEAGEVERLRALPTREVIRRLRIPAWKLPFIARYVRSLFALHTHEVQLFDGVTEMLATLDQAGVRLALVTSNAEINARRILGEENARRIAIWECASSLYGKAPRFRRVLRAAGVRASEVLAIGDETRDIEAARRCGIRSGAVHWGYAHRAALDELAPDYGFDTPDAVVRLLLSNTHHRSS from the coding sequence GTGCCGCCGCTCGATCCGCCCATCCGTCTGGTCATCTTCGATTTCGACGGGACGCTTTCGGACAGCGGGCACTGGTTCCTCGGCATCGTCGACCATCTCGCCCAGCGCTATCGCTTCCGCATGGTCGAAGCGGGCGAGGTCGAGCGACTGCGCGCGCTGCCGACGCGCGAGGTGATCCGCCGCCTGCGCATCCCCGCCTGGAAGCTCCCCTTCATCGCCCGTTATGTCCGCAGCCTGTTCGCGCTCCACACGCACGAGGTGCAGCTGTTCGACGGCGTGACCGAGATGCTGGCGACGCTCGACCAGGCGGGCGTCCGGCTCGCGCTCGTCACTTCCAACGCGGAGATCAATGCGCGTCGCATCCTGGGCGAGGAGAATGCGCGGCGGATCGCGATCTGGGAATGCGCCTCCTCGCTCTATGGCAAGGCGCCGCGCTTCCGCCGCGTGCTGCGCGCGGCCGGCGTGCGCGCAAGCGAGGTGCTGGCGATCGGCGACGAGACCCGCGATATCGAAGCGGCGCGGCGATGCGGCATCCGCTCGGGCGCGGTGCATTGGGGCTATGCGCACCGCGCGGCGCTGGACGAGCTCGCGCCGGATTACGGGTTTGACACGCCGGACGCCGTGGTGCGGCTTTTACTCTCGAACACACACCACCGTTCGTCCTGA
- a CDS encoding NAD(P)H-dependent oxidoreductase, producing MARLLVLYGSYRRDRMGIRLADYLVAGLAARGHDVELIDAKAVGLPMLDRMYKEYPAGEAPAAMQALADKIVAADGFVFVTGEYNWGMQPGLKNLTDHFLEQWYWRPAAIASYSAGRLGGARSATAWHGTLSEMGMVVTSTTIGVGQIGGALDADAQPTGDGGAALDRNFPRFAADLEWWVEAAMAQRERKAPPY from the coding sequence ATGGCGCGACTGCTCGTCCTCTATGGCTCTTATCGGCGCGACCGGATGGGCATCCGGCTTGCCGACTATCTCGTCGCCGGCCTTGCCGCGCGCGGGCATGATGTCGAGCTGATCGACGCCAAGGCGGTGGGACTGCCGATGCTCGACCGGATGTACAAGGAATATCCGGCGGGCGAGGCGCCGGCCGCGATGCAGGCGCTGGCCGACAAGATCGTCGCCGCCGACGGCTTCGTGTTCGTCACCGGCGAGTATAATTGGGGCATGCAGCCGGGGCTCAAGAACCTGACCGACCATTTCCTCGAGCAATGGTATTGGCGGCCGGCAGCGATCGCCAGCTACTCGGCAGGCCGACTGGGCGGCGCGCGGTCGGCGACCGCGTGGCACGGGACGCTGTCCGAGATGGGCATGGTCGTCACCTCGACTACGATCGGCGTCGGCCAGATCGGCGGCGCGCTGGATGCCGATGCGCAGCCGACCGGCGATGGCGGCGCGGCGCTGGACCGCAACTTTCCCCGCTTCGCCGCCGACCTCGAATGGTGGGTCGAGGCGGCGATGGCGCAGCGTGAACGGAAAGCGCCGCCCTACTGA
- a CDS encoding gamma-glutamyltransferase family protein yields the protein MRLSALVAGLAAAALAGCAPAPRAAVPAPASAPAAREMFVVAANPLAAEAGMAILRRGGSAVDAAVAVQAMLSLVEPQSSGIGGGAFMTYLDGASGKVRIYDGREVAPAGATPSMFLGSDGKPLPFGRAVVSGRATGVPGAVAMLATAQRAHGRLPWRDLFGDAQRTARDGFIVSPRLARFLGRSFPQLEQPDARAYFGKPDGSLVGIGDRLRNPAYAEFLTRLAAQGPDALYKGQTAARIVQRTRAAPLEGSMTLADLAAYKPVEREPLCAPWAGYRACVPPPPSSGVGMLMLLQLLERTDIAKRGPTDPQAWYLFEEASRVMFADRDRYVGDPAFVRVPVAGMLDPAYLDGRAQLIGERAGPPPAFGTPPGALARAPDATREPAGTTHFIVGDRDGNVVSMTTTVESIFGTGRMVDGFFLNNQLTDFSFSPTERDGSPAANAVAPSKRPRSSMTPMILLDGQGRFAGAIGSAGGNAILPYVGKSLVAGVWWRLPMQQALALPNLVARGSSMSGEVDKFAPGVVEGLAARGVTLTPGQGEDSGVHAVLVRNGRIDGGYDPRREGRVLVE from the coding sequence ATGCGTCTGTCCGCCCTCGTCGCCGGCCTCGCTGCCGCCGCCCTTGCCGGGTGCGCGCCCGCTCCCCGCGCTGCGGTACCCGCGCCGGCAAGCGCGCCGGCGGCTCGCGAGATGTTCGTCGTCGCCGCCAATCCGCTGGCGGCGGAAGCGGGCATGGCGATCCTGCGTCGCGGCGGCAGCGCGGTCGACGCGGCGGTGGCGGTGCAGGCGATGCTGTCGCTGGTCGAGCCGCAAAGCTCCGGCATCGGCGGCGGCGCGTTCATGACCTATCTGGACGGCGCATCGGGCAAGGTTCGCATCTATGACGGACGGGAGGTGGCGCCCGCGGGCGCGACGCCGTCGATGTTCCTGGGATCCGACGGCAAGCCGCTGCCGTTCGGCCGCGCGGTCGTGTCGGGCCGCGCGACGGGGGTGCCAGGTGCGGTGGCGATGCTGGCAACGGCGCAGCGCGCGCACGGACGTCTCCCCTGGCGCGACCTGTTCGGCGATGCGCAACGGACGGCGCGCGACGGCTTCATCGTGTCGCCGCGCCTCGCTCGCTTCCTCGGCCGCAGCTTTCCCCAGCTCGAACAGCCCGATGCGCGCGCCTATTTCGGCAAGCCCGACGGGTCGCTGGTCGGTATCGGCGATCGACTCCGCAACCCGGCCTATGCCGAGTTCCTGACCCGCCTCGCGGCGCAGGGGCCGGATGCGCTCTACAAGGGTCAGACCGCGGCGCGGATCGTCCAGCGGACGCGCGCCGCGCCGCTGGAAGGGAGCATGACGCTCGCCGACCTCGCCGCCTACAAGCCAGTCGAGCGCGAGCCGCTGTGCGCGCCCTGGGCCGGCTATCGCGCCTGCGTGCCGCCACCGCCATCGTCGGGGGTCGGCATGCTGATGCTGCTGCAACTGCTCGAGCGGACCGACATCGCCAAGCGGGGGCCGACCGATCCCCAGGCCTGGTATCTGTTCGAGGAAGCGAGCCGGGTGATGTTCGCCGACCGCGACCGCTATGTCGGCGACCCCGCATTCGTGCGGGTGCCCGTCGCGGGGATGCTCGATCCGGCCTATCTCGACGGTCGCGCGCAACTGATCGGCGAGCGCGCCGGCCCGCCGCCCGCCTTCGGCACACCGCCGGGGGCCCTGGCACGTGCCCCCGACGCCACGCGGGAGCCCGCGGGGACGACGCACTTCATCGTCGGCGATCGCGACGGCAACGTCGTGTCGATGACGACGACCGTCGAATCGATCTTCGGCACCGGCCGGATGGTCGACGGCTTCTTCCTCAACAACCAGCTCACCGACTTCAGCTTCTCCCCCACCGAGCGCGACGGCAGCCCCGCGGCCAATGCGGTCGCGCCAAGCAAGCGGCCGCGGTCGTCGATGACGCCGATGATCCTGCTCGACGGCCAGGGCCGCTTCGCCGGGGCGATCGGATCGGCGGGGGGCAATGCGATCCTCCCCTATGTCGGCAAGTCGCTGGTGGCGGGGGTGTGGTGGAGGCTGCCGATGCAGCAGGCGCTCGCCCTTCCTAACCTCGTCGCGCGCGGATCGTCGATGAGCGGCGAGGTCGACAAGTTCGCGCCCGGCGTGGTCGAGGGTCTCGCCGCGCGCGGCGTGACGCTGACGCCCGGTCAGGGCGAGGATTCGGGTGTCCACGCGGTGCTGGTGCGAAACGGCCGGATCGACGGCGGCTACGACCCGCGGCGTGAAGGGCGCGTGCTGGTGGAGTAG
- a CDS encoding long-chain fatty acid--CoA ligase, with protein MARKLEHFPNLVSMFFVRARERGERPFLWAKVGGKWVSTSWAEAARQVASLATALKKLGLQPGDRVMLVSENRPEWCISDVAIMAAGCVTVPTYTTNTERDHQHIIENSGARAIIVSNARLAKTLLPAAIRTGTAQQIIGFEELRGGQPGALEYHQFQTLIADNPTDPDTMAAQAFFKREDLACIIYTSGTGGAPRGVMQHHGAILHNVEGCCTVISEDFGWGEEVFLSFLPLSHAYEHSGGQHFPIGLGGEIYYAEGLDKLASNIEEVRPTIMVVVPRLFEVLRQRISKTIEKQGKVPAWLLDRAVAIEGRRAASGRTPIGDLPTSFAVGRLLRPKIAKRFGGRIKAMVSGGAPLNPEVGNFFQALGLTFLQGYGQTEAAPVISCNRPSAGLKMDTVGPPLPNTEVRIAEDGEILVRGELVMHGYWRNDAETARVLKDGWLHTGDIGLIDDKGRIKITDRKKDIIVNDKGDNVAPQKIEGMLTLQSEIVQAMVYGDRKPYMVAVLVPDPEWTQEFCAKGGASCDFAALSRNAEYRAALSAALERVNKDLSQIERVRRFIIADAPFAIDNEQLTPSLKIRRHVLKAVYGERLDALYKQ; from the coding sequence ATGGCGCGCAAGCTCGAGCACTTTCCCAACCTCGTCAGCATGTTCTTCGTGCGCGCGCGCGAGCGCGGCGAGCGGCCGTTCCTGTGGGCCAAGGTCGGCGGCAAATGGGTCTCGACGAGCTGGGCGGAAGCCGCGCGCCAGGTCGCCAGCCTCGCCACCGCGCTCAAGAAACTGGGGCTGCAACCCGGCGATCGGGTGATGCTGGTCAGCGAGAACCGGCCGGAATGGTGCATCAGCGATGTGGCGATCATGGCCGCCGGCTGCGTCACCGTGCCGACCTACACCACCAATACCGAGCGCGATCACCAGCACATCATCGAGAATTCGGGTGCGCGGGCGATCATCGTCAGCAATGCGCGCCTCGCCAAGACTTTGCTCCCCGCCGCGATCCGCACCGGCACCGCGCAGCAGATCATCGGGTTCGAGGAGCTGCGCGGCGGCCAGCCCGGCGCGCTCGAATATCATCAGTTCCAGACGCTGATCGCCGACAACCCCACTGACCCCGACACGATGGCGGCGCAGGCCTTCTTCAAGCGCGAGGATCTCGCCTGCATCATCTACACCAGCGGCACGGGCGGCGCGCCGCGCGGCGTGATGCAGCATCACGGCGCGATCCTCCACAATGTCGAGGGTTGCTGCACCGTCATCAGCGAGGATTTCGGCTGGGGCGAGGAGGTGTTCCTCTCCTTCCTGCCGCTCTCCCACGCGTACGAGCATAGCGGCGGCCAGCATTTCCCGATCGGGCTGGGCGGCGAGATCTATTATGCCGAGGGCCTCGACAAGCTCGCCTCCAATATCGAGGAAGTGCGCCCGACGATCATGGTCGTCGTTCCGCGCCTGTTCGAGGTGCTGCGCCAGCGCATTTCCAAGACGATCGAGAAGCAGGGGAAGGTGCCCGCGTGGCTGCTCGATCGCGCGGTCGCGATCGAGGGGCGGCGGGCGGCGTCGGGGCGGACGCCGATCGGTGACCTGCCCACCTCGTTCGCGGTCGGGCGGCTCCTGCGCCCCAAGATCGCCAAGCGCTTCGGCGGGCGGATCAAGGCGATGGTATCGGGCGGCGCACCGCTCAATCCGGAGGTCGGCAACTTCTTCCAGGCTTTGGGCCTCACCTTCCTCCAGGGCTACGGCCAGACCGAGGCGGCGCCCGTCATCTCGTGCAACCGCCCGTCCGCCGGCCTCAAGATGGACACGGTCGGCCCGCCGCTCCCCAACACCGAAGTGCGGATCGCCGAGGATGGCGAGATCCTGGTGCGCGGCGAGCTCGTCATGCACGGATACTGGCGCAACGATGCCGAGACCGCGCGCGTGCTCAAGGACGGTTGGCTGCACACCGGCGACATCGGCCTGATCGACGACAAGGGCCGCATCAAGATCACCGACCGCAAGAAGGACATCATCGTCAACGACAAGGGCGACAACGTCGCGCCCCAAAAGATCGAGGGGATGCTGACGCTCCAGTCCGAGATCGTCCAGGCGATGGTTTACGGCGACCGCAAGCCGTACATGGTCGCGGTGCTGGTGCCCGATCCCGAATGGACGCAGGAATTCTGCGCCAAGGGCGGCGCGAGCTGCGACTTCGCCGCGCTGTCGCGCAACGCCGAGTACCGGGCGGCGCTGTCCGCGGCGCTGGAGCGGGTCAACAAGGACCTGTCGCAGATCGAGCGCGTGCGCCGCTTCATCATCGCCGACGCCCCCTTCGCGATCGACAACGAGCAGCTGACGCCGAGCCTGAAGATCCGGCGGCATGTGCTGAAAGCGGTGTACGGTGAGCGGCTGGACGCACTGTACAAGCAGTGA
- a CDS encoding VOC family protein, giving the protein MSLRPFHLAFPVHDLAAARAFYGDVLGCAEGRSSDQWIDFDFKGHQIVAHLDLAARPAGITNPVDGHDVPVPHFGIVLTMDDWQALAERVEAAGIRFGIAPHIRFKGQPGEQATMFFRDPSGNALEFKAFADDAQLFATE; this is encoded by the coding sequence ATGAGCTTGCGCCCCTTCCACCTCGCCTTTCCCGTCCATGATCTGGCGGCTGCCCGCGCCTTTTACGGCGATGTGCTGGGATGCGCGGAGGGACGGTCGAGCGACCAGTGGATCGACTTCGACTTCAAGGGGCATCAGATCGTCGCGCATCTCGATCTCGCTGCGCGGCCGGCCGGAATCACCAACCCCGTCGATGGCCATGACGTGCCCGTCCCGCATTTCGGCATCGTCCTGACGATGGACGACTGGCAGGCGTTGGCCGAGCGGGTCGAGGCAGCGGGCATCCGCTTCGGCATCGCGCCGCATATCCGCTTCAAGGGGCAGCCGGGCGAGCAGGCGACGATGTTCTTTCGCGACCCCAGCGGCAACGCGCTGGAGTTCAAGGCGTTCGCCGATGATGCCCAGTTGTTTGCCACGGAGTAG